The window CCGAGCATTAGATAACAGAATTGGTGGTTTCATGATTGCCGAAGTAGCAAGGAAGATTCATGAAAATAAAGATAAAATTCCATTCGCTCTGTATATTGTAAATGCTGTACAAGAGGAAGTTGGATTAAAAGGCGCTCATATGATAGCTCATAAAATCAAGCCTGATGTAGCAGTGATTACAGATGTGTGCCATGATACGCATTCACCTCTTTATAATAAGATTGAAAGTGGGGATCAGAAATCTGGGAATGGTCCAGTACTTACTTACGGGCCTGCAGTTCAAAATAATCTGTTAAAGATGTTAATTGAATTAGCTGAAAAAGGTAAAATTCCTTTCCAAAGATCAGCGGCTAGTCGGGCTACAGGTACTGATACTGATGCATTTGCGTATAGTAATGAGGGCGTTCCATCCGCTTTAGTATCACTTCCATTGAAGTACATGCATACCACAGTTGAAATGGTACACTCTAAGGATGTTCAGTCAGTGATTGATTTATTACATTCATTTGTTGTAAACCTTAAAAATGAACATGATTTTAAATACAATTTGTCTTAATTTCTAAAAATATTACTTCTGAAAGCTTATCGTGCTTTTTCGATTTACTGATAAATATCAACCTTTTATCTTTGTAGTGTAAATTATCAATAAATACAAGATGAAAAGAATCAGTAAAGTACTAATCGTAATTGCACTAATGGCAGTAGGGTTTTCTCTTAAATCAGGAGATAGACCAATGCACGAGATCCATTCTATGTTAATGTTTAATTTCATTAAATATGTAGAGTGGCCAGCAGATGCAAAGTCAGGAAACTTTGTAATAGCTGTGGTTGGAGATGAAAATGTTGCCTCTACAATCGAAGCTTTCTATTCTAACAGAACAGTTAAAGGTCAAACTGTTAAGGTAGTGAATGCAAATGATATTAATGCTGTTACAAATGCTCACGTACTTTATTTAGCGAGCAACAAAAGTAGAGATTTTGATGCTGCTAAAAATAAATTTTCAGGAAAATCAACTTTAATGATTACTGATAAGAATGGGCTAGGAAAAGAAGGAAGCTGCATTAATTTTAAAGAAATAAATGGTAAGCTTAGATTTGAGATTAATGAATCTTCAATTCAAGCTAATAACCTAAAAATATCTAATCAATTATCCAGCATGGGTATATTGATTTAATAAACATAGTGATTTAGTTTAGTTTTTTACCCTAGCTTGAGGTTTCCAATCTTTAGTCTAGGGTTTTTTGTGTTAAATGAAACTTAACTAAGTATAAATTGAATTTATTTTATGTTTCGATAGAAATGGTATCTTTATCGTTAGAATGAATATAAATTTATGATGAAATGTGTTAATATTGAACTGTAGAATACAAATGCTAGGAGATATGAAACGAACTTCAAAAATATTAGCTCTATTACTTTTTGTGATAGTGGGCTTCAATACGTTCAATGTGAAGGCTCAAAGACCTATTCATGAACTGCATTCTATGTTAATTTTTAATTTTATTAAGTACATAGAATGGCCAGATGATACAAAGTCAGGAGAGTTTGTGATTGCTGTTTATGGGGATGATGACGTTTACACACAACTAAGTAATCTTTATAATCAAAGAAGTATTAAAGGACAAACTGCTTCCGTTGTGAAAGTAAGCGATGTGGCAAGTATAAATAATGCTCATTTAGTATATGTTTCCGATTCAATGAGTAAAGACTTTGATGATATACTTTCAAAATACGATACTAAACCAACAGTTATTGTTACTGATAAATCAGGTTTAGGAAAAAAAGGATCTTCAATTAACTTTAGAGAAGTAGGAGGTAAGTTAAAATTTGAGATTAATAAGGCTACTTTTGATAATAGTAATTTAAAAATATCATCTCAATTACTTAATATGGGTATTGTTATTTAAAAAAATAGAAAAAACATTTGATGAAAAGCTTCGTCCTTCTGGATGAAGCTTTTTTTGTTTCAAGCATATTCAAAATATTTTTATGGCTATTTTTCAAGATCAAATTGGCAATTCCATTGAACTCAATACTAGACCGAAAAGAATAATATCTTTAGTGCCTTCTATTACAGAATTTTTAAGTGATATTAATCTTGATAAAGAAGTGGTTGGGATTACCAAATTTTGTGTACATCCTAAAACTTGGTTAAAGGAAAAAGCTGTATTAGGAGGCACTAAACAGCAACATATTGATCAAATAAAGGATTTGAAACCTGATTTAATCATAGCCAATAAGGAAGAAAATACTAAAGATTATGTTGATCAATTAGCTGATATTTGCCCCATATATGTAAGTGAAGTAAATGATTTTGAT is drawn from Marivirga arenosa and contains these coding sequences:
- a CDS encoding M42 family metallopeptidase, yielding MDKIAEDFLFKYLNNAAPTGFETNGQKLWLDYIKPYTDDYIQDNYGSVAAIINKDAPYKVVIEAHADEISWFVNYISDDGYIYVIRNGGSDHQIAPSKRVNIHTDKGIVKGIFGWPAIHVRNKENDIKPELKNIFIDVGAANKEEVEKMGIHVGCVITFDDEAMYLKDKDYIVGRALDNRIGGFMIAEVARKIHENKDKIPFALYIVNAVQEEVGLKGAHMIAHKIKPDVAVITDVCHDTHSPLYNKIESGDQKSGNGPVLTYGPAVQNNLLKMLIELAEKGKIPFQRSAASRATGTDTDAFAYSNEGVPSALVSLPLKYMHTTVEMVHSKDVQSVIDLLHSFVVNLKNEHDFKYNLS
- a CDS encoding YfiR family protein: MKRISKVLIVIALMAVGFSLKSGDRPMHEIHSMLMFNFIKYVEWPADAKSGNFVIAVVGDENVASTIEAFYSNRTVKGQTVKVVNANDINAVTNAHVLYLASNKSRDFDAAKNKFSGKSTLMITDKNGLGKEGSCINFKEINGKLRFEINESSIQANNLKISNQLSSMGILI
- a CDS encoding YfiR family protein, with the protein product MKRTSKILALLLFVIVGFNTFNVKAQRPIHELHSMLIFNFIKYIEWPDDTKSGEFVIAVYGDDDVYTQLSNLYNQRSIKGQTASVVKVSDVASINNAHLVYVSDSMSKDFDDILSKYDTKPTVIVTDKSGLGKKGSSINFREVGGKLKFEINKATFDNSNLKISSQLLNMGIVI